Genomic window (Rosa chinensis cultivar Old Blush chromosome 6, RchiOBHm-V2, whole genome shotgun sequence):
taaaattgagggcggcttttattaacacttgttgaactatcTTCACACTTGTAGAATTTCttatcttagtaagtatagcctatgtggagtggtgtctagaaaggggacaacgtccatAACGGGTTTTGAATTCAGAAGTGTATACAattgggcctaaaccactatgtgggagtagctcaagCCAAAATGATTTCTACCTattgtgttcgtcctcccccacctggccatttcagtaaggttgcccaaaagataTAAAAGGAAGCTTGTGTCTAGATGACTATACTTGGGTCACACGTTTGATCAATTGAAAGCTTGTGATTAAATTTAAATTCTTATAAGTTGCTTGATTTCATAAATCCACctttaaaattataaaaattcgTTTTATACTTACACCATACTTGTAATTTTCGTAGTATATTTGTAAATTGTATAAATATACGTGTAATTGTATGATTGTATTGTTGTATGTATGTGACGTTAAATAATTAacttgtatttcttttattatatagTTTACTAACTTATTTAATTCTTAATATTGttcaggatttctatgaatgTCCGAGCCTTCTAAGATCTCTAGTGCACAAGAGATTGAAGAAAGACTTAAAcgtttgaagaatcctccaCAACTTAAGTACAGAAGAACTTCTCCTTTGAATTTCAAGGCATACACTTTTAACGATCAAGGGAAGAGGATCCTGCAGTCTTCAGAGGaatctacatcacctacacctaCTCCATCTCCACCATCACTTACGCCATCACCACTTGTATCATCCAACCCACCACCATCTCGGATCTCATCACCTCTCTCACCTTCACCACCATTTACGCCACCCCCTGAAGAAGAGTTTGAAATGGCTGGTCTTGGAGGAAATAATGAGGCTAATCAGAGTATCAAGGACCTCTCTACATCCACTGTTGAAGGAGGGCTTCCTCGTTCCATTGTTTTCCTAGCTGCTGCAGACGGCAAGTCTCAACTTTGAGATTAAGGGTGGACTTCTTCATCGTATACCTAAATTTCATGGACTCTCCATGGAGGACCCTAACAAGCATTTGAAGGAGTTTCATTTTGTAGTTGGAAGTATGACGCCACCTGAGGCAGATGAGAACATTTTCAAGTTGAAGACATTCCCTTTTTCcttagctgatagagccaaagaTTGGTTGTATGAACTTCCAGATGGACATGTTACTTCTTGGGACGCCATGATGAGAGCATTTCTAGAGAAATTTTTACCTTGTTCAAGAGTTATTGCTATGAGGAAGAAGATAACTGGAATTCAACAAGCTAAAGATGAGTCATATCATGTGTACTACGAAAGGTTCAAATCCCTTTTGGCGTAATGTCCCCTAACACAAGTTCAAAGATGAAAGACTCTTGCAATATTTTTATGAGGATTTGCTCCCTCTGGAAAGCCAAATGTTAGATGCT
Coding sequences:
- the LOC112171179 gene encoding probable inactive serine/threonine-protein kinase slob2; amino-acid sequence: MSEPSKISSAQEIEERLKRLKNPPQLKYRRTSPLNFKAYTFNDQGKRILQSSEESTSPTPTPSPPSLTPSPLVSSNPPPSRISSPLSPSPPFTPPPEEEFEMAGLGGNNEANQSIKDLSTSTVEGGLPRSIVFLAAADGKSQL